A single window of Mycobacterium sp. ITM-2016-00318 DNA harbors:
- a CDS encoding SDR family oxidoreductase, with protein MVWRVKSEGVLDGKVAIVTGTSRGVGVGIAHELLRAGATVIGCSRSRLDALPGADQNEAWLQRSAQMVCDQGDFRAIDAMVGQVSDTYGHIDILVNNAGGTVPTPNVEDVPELVSKIQGAPRVEDDYERTALFHAFAVQMNLISPLWFALRVYRQMRTQDGIGSIINISSGAGHPAGSPTLVSYGAAKAGLNHLTRSLAEEWGPHARVNSLALGPTMTDNFRSIVLPKDDPHGEAYFRNVPLRRAGEPAEVGRVCVFLCSGAADFVNGTTIEIDGGMLPGVLYDAGLKTITDLL; from the coding sequence ATGGTTTGGCGGGTGAAGAGCGAGGGCGTCCTCGACGGCAAGGTGGCCATCGTCACTGGCACCAGTCGTGGTGTCGGTGTCGGGATCGCGCACGAACTGCTCCGTGCGGGCGCCACCGTGATCGGCTGTTCGCGGTCGCGGCTCGACGCACTTCCCGGTGCCGACCAGAACGAAGCATGGCTGCAGCGCAGCGCCCAGATGGTCTGTGACCAAGGGGATTTCCGCGCCATCGACGCCATGGTCGGGCAAGTGTCAGACACCTACGGCCACATCGACATCCTGGTCAACAACGCCGGTGGCACCGTGCCGACGCCGAATGTCGAGGACGTACCGGAGTTGGTCAGCAAGATCCAGGGTGCGCCGCGCGTCGAAGACGACTACGAGCGGACCGCCCTTTTTCACGCCTTCGCCGTCCAGATGAACCTGATCAGCCCGCTGTGGTTCGCCCTTCGCGTCTATCGGCAGATGCGCACCCAGGACGGCATCGGCTCCATCATCAACATCTCCAGCGGTGCCGGTCACCCGGCGGGCTCACCCACGCTGGTGTCCTACGGCGCGGCGAAGGCGGGGCTCAACCATCTCACCCGGTCGCTGGCCGAGGAGTGGGGGCCGCATGCGCGCGTCAACAGCTTGGCCCTCGGGCCGACGATGACCGACAACTTCCGCTCCATCGTGCTTCCGAAAGACGATCCGCACGGAGAGGCGTACTTCCGCAACGTTCCGCTGCGCCGCGCCGGGGAACCCGCCGAAGTGGGCCGCGTCTGCGTGTTCCTGTGCAGCGGCGCCGCCGACTTCGTCAACGGCACCACGATCGAGATCGACGGCGGCATGCTGCCCGGTGTGCTGTACGACGCGGGCCTGAAGACGATCACCGACCTGCTGTAG
- the guaA gene encoding glutamine-hydrolyzing GMP synthase gives MQPAAPRPVLVVDFGAQYAQLIARRVREARVYSEVVPHTASIDEIKARDPQAIVLSGGPSSVYVEGAPQLDPGVFDLGVPVFGICYGFQAMAQTLGGTVARTGTSEYGRTELNVSGGQLHSELPERQPVWMSHGDAVTAAPEGFDVVASSAGAPVAGFENPARGLAGVQYHPEVMHSPHGQQVLSRFLHEFAGIDSTWTPANIADTLVEQVRSQIGEGRAICGLSGGVDSAVAAALVQRAIGDRLTCVFVDHGLLREGERAQVQRDFVAATGANLVTVDVADRFLQALSGVTNPEGKRKIIGREFIRAFEGAVRDIVDDTGSEVDFLVQGTLYPDVVESGGGSGTANIKSHHNVGGLPDDLTFTLVEPLRLLFKDEVRAVGRELGLPEEIVARQPFPGPGLGIRIIGEVTKDRLDTLRRADAIAREELTAAGLDNQIWQCPVVLLADIRSVGVQGDGRTYGHPIVLRPVSSEDAMTADWTRVPYEVLERISTRITNEVPEVNRVALDVTSKPPGTIEWE, from the coding sequence GTGCAGCCCGCAGCCCCGCGCCCCGTCCTCGTGGTCGACTTCGGAGCGCAGTACGCGCAGCTGATCGCGCGTCGCGTCCGTGAGGCGCGGGTGTATTCGGAGGTCGTACCCCACACCGCGTCGATCGACGAAATCAAGGCAAGGGACCCGCAGGCGATCGTGTTGTCCGGTGGTCCGTCGAGCGTGTATGTGGAGGGTGCTCCGCAGCTTGACCCCGGCGTGTTCGACCTCGGGGTCCCTGTGTTCGGCATCTGTTACGGGTTTCAGGCGATGGCGCAGACCCTCGGCGGTACCGTGGCCCGCACGGGCACCAGCGAGTACGGCCGCACGGAACTGAATGTGTCGGGTGGGCAATTGCATTCGGAGCTGCCCGAGCGTCAGCCGGTGTGGATGAGCCACGGCGACGCCGTCACCGCCGCGCCGGAGGGTTTCGACGTGGTGGCCAGCAGCGCGGGCGCACCCGTCGCGGGTTTCGAGAATCCGGCACGCGGGCTCGCCGGCGTCCAGTACCACCCCGAGGTGATGCACAGCCCGCACGGCCAGCAGGTGCTGAGCCGGTTTCTGCACGAGTTCGCGGGCATCGACTCGACGTGGACGCCGGCGAACATCGCCGACACCCTGGTCGAGCAGGTGCGCAGCCAGATCGGCGAGGGAAGGGCGATCTGCGGCCTTTCCGGCGGAGTGGACTCGGCCGTCGCCGCAGCCCTCGTCCAACGCGCCATCGGTGACCGGTTGACCTGTGTGTTCGTCGATCACGGCCTGCTGCGGGAAGGCGAGCGGGCGCAGGTACAACGTGACTTCGTCGCGGCGACGGGCGCCAACCTGGTCACCGTCGACGTCGCCGACAGATTCCTGCAGGCGCTGTCGGGCGTGACCAATCCCGAGGGCAAACGCAAGATCATCGGCCGCGAGTTCATCCGGGCGTTCGAGGGCGCGGTCCGAGACATCGTGGACGACACCGGTTCTGAGGTCGACTTCCTGGTGCAGGGCACGCTCTACCCCGACGTGGTCGAGTCCGGCGGCGGCTCAGGCACCGCGAACATCAAGAGCCATCACAATGTCGGCGGCCTTCCCGACGACCTGACGTTCACGCTCGTCGAGCCCCTGCGTCTGTTGTTCAAGGACGAGGTTCGCGCCGTCGGCCGCGAGCTCGGACTGCCGGAGGAAATCGTTGCCCGCCAACCCTTCCCGGGTCCCGGACTGGGAATTCGCATCATCGGCGAGGTGACGAAGGACCGGCTGGACACGCTGCGCCGCGCCGATGCGATCGCGCGCGAGGAACTCACCGCGGCGGGCCTGGACAACCAGATCTGGCAGTGCCCGGTGGTGCTGCTGGCCGACATCCGGTCGGTCGGTGTGCAGGGCGACGGCCGCACCTACGGGCACCCGATCGTGCTGCGCCCGGTGTCCAGCGAGGACGCGATGACCGCCGACTGGACGCGGGTGCCGTATGAGGTGCTCGAACGTATCTCCACCCGCATCACCAACGAAGTGCCCGAAGTGAACCGGGTCGCGCTGGACGTCACCAGCAAGCCGCCGGGCACCATCGAGTGGGAGTGA